A stretch of Lactuca sativa cultivar Salinas chromosome 6, Lsat_Salinas_v11, whole genome shotgun sequence DNA encodes these proteins:
- the LOC111897717 gene encoding receptor-like protein EIX2, with protein sequence MNPCLFIILSFLLLLFPTATASQLITVGEGGDDRNDANMKKCLDKERDALLLFKAPLHDPYDTLSTWTADQHDCCNWSGITCSNQTGHVTKLELFGHGLGGEISHSLLNLTYLNHLHLSGNSFHGTIPTFIGSMTRLRYIDLSDNYHNGTIPRSIGSLTELRHLDLSYNSLYGTIPPEFGNLTNLQVLRLGNVERCRVEKVEWLSHLSHLEVLGMDGISLAKQNHWVDVVLSLCKLSHLSLNGCELSQVMYPYSSFLNSSSSSSSIEFLSLQSNNLTSSMYRWLFPLTSNSLQFLHLSSNMLDGIPKYLGNLCNLKTFYFSDNSAAVKFPDFLNNLSGCTSLSLQYLIAPGSQFTGSLLDDIQRFSSLNCLYLAASHLNGSISEKLWELPILEILDVSYNDLTIPSTIHNSSLSYVNLFDMRSCKVGPQFPKWIKTLKNLTSLDLSNTGISDTAPLDFWAMWPSRLIYMNLSSNNISGMIPDLSSNFAKKSAIDLSSNTFHGPIPNVPSTLLSLNLSRNKLSGGISFICQIVDGLLYFLDLSHNSLSGQLPDCLWHLKQLKVLNLGHNNLFGRLPPSIGSLIELEALYLFKNNLSGELPLSLKNCTSLISLNLGANKFSGTVPVWIGENLSRLYVVILRSNNFFGTIPVQLCQLANLQILDLSMNNLHGTIPSCLGNLTSMVEEGFSQDELYYTIGISENIDETETYVDHAMIEWQGDELEFFGSLRLLKSIDLSSNNLTGQIPYEITNLHDLIALNLSKNALSGEIPEKIGGMKKLLTLDLSRNNFSRRIPSSMSQMTLLNDLDVSFNSLSGRIPSSTQLQSFEASRYDGNTQLCGPPLTKKCPGDEESELLPIIGEIDEVERWFYIGGGMGFATGFWIACGALLLNRRGRHPFFQFCDSFIDWIYVKVVVFISSLQKARQT encoded by the coding sequence ATGAATCCTTGTCtttttataattttgtcatttctcTTGCTACTGTTTCCGACTGCAACTGCTAGCCAATTAATAACAGTGGGAGAAGGAGGAGATGATAGAAACGATGCTAATATGAAAAAGTGTTTGGATAAGGAGAGAGATGCGCTCCTTCTTTTCAAAGCTCCCCTTCACGACCCTTATGATACTCTCTCTACATGGACAGCTGATCAACATGACTGCTGTAATTGGAGTGGAATCACGTGCAGCAACCAAACAGGTCATGTCACAAAGCTTGAACTCTTCGGCCATGGTCTTGGAGGTGAAATAAGCCATTCATTGCTTAACTTAACCTACTTGAATCATCTTCATCTTTCCGGAAATTCTTTTCATGGAACCATTCCCACCTTCATTGGTTCCATGACTCGATTAAGGTATATTGATCTTTCCGACAATTATCATAATGGAACCATTCCCAGGTCAATTGGTTCCTTGACAGAATTAAGGCACCTTGACCTTTCCTATAACTCTCTTTATGGAACCATTCCTCCAGAGTTTGGAAACCTCACCAACTTGCAAGTTCTTCGACTTGGAAATGTTGAAAGGTGTAGAGTTGAAAAGGTAGAGTGGTTGTCTCATCTCTCTCATTTGGAGGTGCTTGGAATGGATGGGATTTCCCTAGCCAAACAAAATCACTGGGTAGATGTAGTTTTGAGTCTCTGCAAGCTCTCACATTTAAGTTTAAATGGATGTGAGCTGTCACAGGTGATGTATCCATATTCTTCATTTctcaactcttcttcttcttcttcatctattGAATTCCTTTCtctccaaagcaacaatctcacCTCATCCATGTATCGCTGGTTGTTCCCCTTAACCAGCAATAGTCTTCAATTCCTTCATCTCTCTAGCAACATGTTAGATGGGATACCTAAATATCTTGGTAACCTCTGTAATCTGAAAACTTTTTACTTCTCTGACAACTCTGCTGCTGTCAAATTTCCTGATTTTCTCAACAACTTGTCTGGATGCACATCCCTTTCATTACAATACTTGATTGCTCCAGGCAGCCAATTTACAGGGTCACTGTTGGATGACATCCAAAGGTTTTCATCCCTAAATTGTTTGTACTTAGCTGCTAGTCACTTAAATGGAAGTATAAGTGAGAAACTGTGGGAACTACCCATACTTGAAATTCTTGATGTTTCTTATAATGATCTTACAATTCCTTCCACAATTCATAATTCAAGCCTTTCTTATGTAAATCTTTTTGATATGAGGTCTTGCAAGGTAGGGCCTCAATTCCCCAAATGGATTAAGACACTCAAAAATCTTACCAGTCTTGATCTTTCCAATACTGGAATTTCAGACACAGCTCCTCTGGACTTCTGGGCCATGTGGCCTTCTCGTTTAATATATATGAATCTCTCTTCCAACAACATTAGTGGAATGATACCAGATTTATCATCAAATTTTGCCAAGAAGTCGGCGATAGATTTGAGTTCCAACACCTTTCATGGCCCAATACCTAATGTCCCTTCCACTTTGTTATCATTAAATCTTTCCAGAAATAAACTCTCTGGAGGAATCTCCTTTATATGCCAAATTGTTGATGGGCTCTTATACTTTCTTGACCTCTCTCATAATTCATTAAGCGGACAACTCCCAGACTGTTTGTGGCATTTAAAACAACTAAAAGTTCTTAATCTCGGACACAACAATCTCTTTGGAAGGCTTCCTCCCTCAATTGGATCTTTGATAGAACTCGAGGCGTTGTATTTATTCAAGAACAACTTATCTGGAGAATTGCCTTTGTCTTTGAAAAATTGCACGAGTTTAATCTCGTTGAATTTGGGGGCCAACAAGTTTTCTGGTACCGTGCCTGTCTGGATTGGTGAAAACTTATCAAGGTTGTATGTTGTTATCCTAAGATCAAACAACTTCTTTGGAACCATCCCTGTACAGTTATGTCAATTAGCAAATCTGCAAATTCTGGACTTGTCAATGAACAATCTCCATGGAACCATCCCCTCATGTTTGGGTAATCTTACGAGCATGGTTGAAGAAGGATTCTCACAAGATGAATTGTATTATACAATTGGAATAAGTGAGAATATAGATGAAACTGAGACATATGTTGACCATGCAATGATTGAGTGGCAAGGAGATGAACTTGAATTCTTTGGCAGTCTAAGATTGTTAAAGAGCATTGACCTgtcaagcaacaatttaacagGACAAATCCCATATGAAATTACCAATCTTCATGACTTGATTGCCCTGAACTTGTCAAAGAATGCTCTATCTGGAGAGATTCCAGAGAAAATTGGTGGGATGAAAAAGCTTTTGACTTTGGATTTATCTAGAAACAATTTTTCAAGACGGATACCATCAAGCATGTCTCAGATGACTTTACTGAATGACCTGGACGTGTCATTTAACAGCTTGTCAGGGAGAATCCCATCCAGCACTCAACTCCAATCTTTTGAAGCTTCAAGATATGATGGGAACACACAACTATGTGGACCTCCCCTTACCAAAAAGTGTCCTGGAGATGAAGAATCAGAATTACTACCCATCATTGGTGAAATAGATGAAGTTGAGAGATGGTTTTATATTGGTGGGGGCATGGGTTTTGCTACTGGATTTTGGATAGCATGTGGCGCTTTACTTCTCAACCGTCGAGGGAGACAtccattttttcaattttgtgACAGCTTTATAGATTGGATTTATGTGAAGGTGGTGGTGTTCATTTCAAGTTTGCAAAAGGCTCGACAGACTTAG